The DNA sequence GAAAAGATGATACGTACGGGTTAGTGTTATCGGAAAATATTAACCCGAGTTTCGCCTTTGGCGCTTATTGGGACGGTACGGCATGGTACCACAAAGACAAGGACGGGCAACTCATTCCGGGACACATCGCGGAAGGGAGTAAAGAGCGGATCGCCTGGCTGGCCGATTTATATAAACGAGGGGCGGTAAACAAAGACTTCGCCGTTATGTCGTATAAAGACTCACACGATATTTTCTTCTCGGGCAAAGGGGGCATTTACGCTGCGCAAGCGTACAACCAAGGGAAAGACCCTTACGAAAGCTTGGCTGAAATAGACCCGGAGGCCGAACTAGCTGCGATCCCGCCGTTTGAAGCGCCCGACGGTACACAAGGGTATACGGCGAGTAGCAGTTACTATCAAATGACTGCCCTTTCGGCGGAATTGGCCAGCGATCCGGATAAAGTGACGCGTATTTTGGAAATGATCGACTTTGGGCGCCGTTACTACCCGCTTGGCGAACATACGCCAGACAACAAAGATTACGATTGGTACGCCGGTCGTGAAGGCTCCGGCTATCAAATGAAAGACGGGAAGCCGGTGGGAGAGGGCCAAGGCTCAGGGTTAGCCCCGAAGCATTATTTACCTGATGAACGGCCGTGGCCGCCGGATGAAAGTAAGCACGAGTTTGCCAAAGGGTACGAAGTGCCGATTATGAAAGTGATGGCGGGCACGCTAGAAAACATGCACAACGAGAATGCCCACTACTTAAACCCGTTCTTCCGCATTTATTCGGAAAAGCATTTGCAAAAAGGTGCCGAACTCGATCAGTTTTTGTTAGGGGAGCAAACGAAAATGATCGCCGGACAGAAGCCGCTTGCCGAATGGGACGAGATGGTGCAGCAATACTTGCAAAAGGGCGGTGCCGACATTGTGAAAGAAGTGAACGAAGCACTTAAAGCGGGCAACATCTCCGGAGAGTGGGAGAAATAGTTTAGGGGATGGGACGAGAGAAAAATTGTATGAGGCGCAAAGACGTAGGTGAAGGAGGCGGTTGACGGTGCGCACTGAACAAGGTCGAGTAACGACACATTCGCGGTTACCGGTATCGAAGGTCGGACGGGGTGCGCGCATTCGCGCTCGGCTATGGCGCGACCGCTACGTCTACTTGCTCTTGTTACCTGGACTCCTCTACTTTCTCGTCTACAAATACATTCCGATGTTAGGGACGGTCATTGCCTTTAAAGATTACAGTCCCTTCCTCGGCTTTTCGGACAGTCCGTGGGTCGGTTTGAAACATTTTCGCACTATTTTCGAAGACGCGGAAGTGTTGCAAGTGCTGTGGAACACGCTTTACTTAGCCTTTTTGCAAATCGCCTTTGCCTTTCCCGTCCCGATTATTTTGGCTCTTATGCTCAACGAAGTGAGGCACCGCGCGTACAAACGGGTCGTTCAGTCAATCGTGTACTTGCCGCACTTCCTGTCGTGGGTCGTCATTATTAGCATCGTGACCATTTTTTTGCGCAGCGAAGGATTAGTGAACAAGCTGCTCGGTCTGTTCGGTTTTGCGCCGTTGCCGTTTCTAACCGAACCGGGTTTCTTCATGCCGCTCATCGTGCTTGAGGTCATTTGGAAGGAATCGGGCTGGGGAACGGTGCTGTTTCTGGCGGCGTTAGCTGGCGTCAACCCGCAGTTGTACGAAGCGGCAACGGTTGACGGCGCCAGCCGACTGCGGCAAATATGGCACATTACGCTTCCGGCGATTCGCAGTACGATCGTCATTTTACTCATGCTGCGACTCGGGCACGTGTTAGACAGTGGGTTTGAACAAATTTTTCTCATGCTCAACCCGTTTAATATGGAAGTAGGCAACGTGCTCGATACGTTTGTTTTCTTTAAAGGGATTGAACAAGCGGACTACAGTTTTGCGACTGCTGTCGGTTTGTTTAAAGGACTCGTCGGCCTCGTGTTGATCGTCCTCATCAATCGGTTAGTGAAGCGCTTCGGAGAAGAGGGTCTATATTAGAGGCTCGTGTAAATAAATCGTAGCGGAAGTAGCCATCGCACATGGATCAAAGGGATCGTGGTCGTAGAGGTTAAGGGAAGGAGTGGTTGCATGAGTCACCGAAGTGTCGCCGATCGTATTTTAGACGGTCTCAACATGGTCGTCCTCGGCGTCGTCGCCCTCACCATGTTATTTCCGTTTTTGTATGTGTTCACCGTATCTTTTTCCTCGTTGAAAGACTACATGGCGAACGACATCTTGCTGTGGCCGAAAGAATGGGTGGCCGACGCGTACGCGTATATTTTAGGGTCGGAACCGTTCGTTCGCTCCTTAGGTGTGACCGCCTTTATAACCGTCGTCGGTACATTCGTCAATTTGTTGTTCACATCCACGATGGCGTACGCGCTTTCGCGGCCGATTTATGGGCGGAAGCTACTGTTATTCTTTGTCTTGTTTACGTATCTTTTTTCAGCGGGGATCATTCCAACTTACTTAGTCGTCAATGCGACCGGCTTAATCGATTCCGTTTGGGCGCTCATCATTCCGGTGGCGATTAGTCCGTTTAATTTAATCGTCATGCGGCAGTTTTTCCTTCATCTTCCGCAGGAACTAACTGAGGCGGCGTTGATCGACGGGGCCAACGAACTGCAAATTTTTTGGCGGATCATGTTACCTTTATCTAAACCGGCCATGGCTGCGTTTGGACTGTTTTATGCCGTTTCGCACTGGAACAGTTTCTTTAGCGGGATCCTTTACTTGAACGACCCAGCTAAGTGGCCGATTCAAGTCGTGTTGCGGCAAATCGTCGTCGTGAACAAGCCGACCGACACGTTGGGAGCACAAGAAGCGCTCATGCAACATCCTCCACCAGCGGAGACGATTCAAATGGCGGCGATTTTAGTCGCTACCGTTCCGATTTTAATCATTTATCCGTTTTTACAAAAGCACTTTGCCAAAGGGGTGTTAATCGGCTCGATTAAAGGATGAATCCCTTTTTTGCAAAAAAATGTATGGGGTGTGGTGTAGCAATGCCGAAAGAAGGCGCGCCGGCGCAGTGGACATGGGGAACGTCGCTGAATGGTCCGATGAATTTAGGTGAGATTAAAGCCGCAGGCATCGACTGTATCGAAGTAGTGCTCAATGGCAAGCGGTTCACCCAAGATTGGAAAACGGCGACAGCGCATTATCAATCCATTGTAGAGCAGGCGAAACGGGCTGGACTGACAGTATTTTCGATGCATTTACCGTACGGTCACGCGTGGGATATTTCCCACCTCAACGGTGTACAGAGGGAGCAGATCGTTCAAGCACATGCACAATTGTTGAAACACGCGCAGCAATGGGGGATTCATTGCGCGGTCATCCATCCGAGCTATGAGCCGATCCAACTTGCCGAGCGGCCGAAACGGTTGGCCGTCAGCCGTGACGCGCTTAAAACTCTCGGCACAAACGCTCGTACACTTGGCGTACAGTTGGCAGCAGAGTGCTTGCCGCGCACGTGTTTAGGAAATACGGGCGACGAAATGGAGCAGTTGTTACAAGGTAACGACGATGTAGCAGTCTGTTGTGACGTCAATCACTTATTACAGGAAAAACCGGCGGCGTTTATTCGCAGGCTCGGTAAACGGGTCGTGACGCTGCACCTTTCCGATAACGACGGCGTCGACGAACGGCACTGGCTGCCCGGAGACGGCATCATCGACTGGCGCGACGTCATTGCTGCTCTGACGGAAGTCGGTTACGATGGACCGTTTATCATTGAGGTGAAGAACCCGCACCCGCGCACGATCGCCAAGTGCTTACACCGTTTGTTCGGGAGGATTTAAGGCGACACGCCTCACAGGGGGCATAAGGTTTATTAGAGCGAGTAACGTATGACACATAGGATTGTGAAAATAAATGTGGTAAGATAAGTACAATCAACTAGTAGACGCTTTTTAGCGGCTAACATACCTTATCAACCCATCACGCCATGACGACGACAGCTCAAGGAGCAAACACGACGGAACTAGAAAGATGAAGTAGTACCAGTGAATGTAAAAGGAGTACGTCGATGAAGATTGCATTGTCGAAGCACGCTATCGTATTTATTGTGTCATTTTTCGGCTTCATCAGTTCGCTAGGCGACGATTACTCATTGGATTCACCGAATGTTGAAGCGAAGGCAGCCGTATTGATGGATGCGCACAGCGGGAAGATTTTGTTCGAGCAAAACAGTGAGCAGCCGTTGCCGCCAGCGAGCATGTCGAAAATGATGAGTGAGTATATCGTTTTGGAAAAGGTCGCCCGCGGTAAGTTAAAGTGGGACGAAATCGTTACCGTTAGTGAAAACGCTGCCCTTACAGA is a window from the Numidum massiliense genome containing:
- a CDS encoding extracellular solute-binding protein, whose translation is MRVKRVAVVLVAFCLIVSVAACSGAGGQKEGAPANEGKGSTKDKMVITLFDLKYGEIPPKDGKGIAMINEKFNVDYRPQYVPYEDFEEKLATLVASGNIPDIIGFDHPSGNFFKWVKQGAFLPLDDYIANHPTLKNVPEHVWDSMKVNGHIYAIPRYFPAYHLRTPIIRKDWLDKLGLSMPTNYEELKEVAIAFTKQDPNGSGKDDTYGLVLSENINPSFAFGAYWDGTAWYHKDKDGQLIPGHIAEGSKERIAWLADLYKRGAVNKDFAVMSYKDSHDIFFSGKGGIYAAQAYNQGKDPYESLAEIDPEAELAAIPPFEAPDGTQGYTASSSYYQMTALSAELASDPDKVTRILEMIDFGRRYYPLGEHTPDNKDYDWYAGREGSGYQMKDGKPVGEGQGSGLAPKHYLPDERPWPPDESKHEFAKGYEVPIMKVMAGTLENMHNENAHYLNPFFRIYSEKHLQKGAELDQFLLGEQTKMIAGQKPLAEWDEMVQQYLQKGGADIVKEVNEALKAGNISGEWEK
- a CDS encoding ABC transporter permease encodes the protein MRARLWRDRYVYLLLLPGLLYFLVYKYIPMLGTVIAFKDYSPFLGFSDSPWVGLKHFRTIFEDAEVLQVLWNTLYLAFLQIAFAFPVPIILALMLNEVRHRAYKRVVQSIVYLPHFLSWVVIISIVTIFLRSEGLVNKLLGLFGFAPLPFLTEPGFFMPLIVLEVIWKESGWGTVLFLAALAGVNPQLYEAATVDGASRLRQIWHITLPAIRSTIVILLMLRLGHVLDSGFEQIFLMLNPFNMEVGNVLDTFVFFKGIEQADYSFATAVGLFKGLVGLVLIVLINRLVKRFGEEGLY
- a CDS encoding carbohydrate ABC transporter permease; translation: MSHRSVADRILDGLNMVVLGVVALTMLFPFLYVFTVSFSSLKDYMANDILLWPKEWVADAYAYILGSEPFVRSLGVTAFITVVGTFVNLLFTSTMAYALSRPIYGRKLLLFFVLFTYLFSAGIIPTYLVVNATGLIDSVWALIIPVAISPFNLIVMRQFFLHLPQELTEAALIDGANELQIFWRIMLPLSKPAMAAFGLFYAVSHWNSFFSGILYLNDPAKWPIQVVLRQIVVVNKPTDTLGAQEALMQHPPPAETIQMAAILVATVPILIIYPFLQKHFAKGVLIGSIKG
- a CDS encoding sugar phosphate isomerase/epimerase family protein, translated to MPKEGAPAQWTWGTSLNGPMNLGEIKAAGIDCIEVVLNGKRFTQDWKTATAHYQSIVEQAKRAGLTVFSMHLPYGHAWDISHLNGVQREQIVQAHAQLLKHAQQWGIHCAVIHPSYEPIQLAERPKRLAVSRDALKTLGTNARTLGVQLAAECLPRTCLGNTGDEMEQLLQGNDDVAVCCDVNHLLQEKPAAFIRRLGKRVVTLHLSDNDGVDERHWLPGDGIIDWRDVIAALTEVGYDGPFIIEVKNPHPRTIAKCLHRLFGRI